A genomic window from Populus nigra chromosome 7, ddPopNigr1.1, whole genome shotgun sequence includes:
- the LOC133698509 gene encoding stress-induced protein KIN2-like, with translation MADNTQKMSYHAGEAKGQAQEKASNLKDRADNAAQSAKESVQEAGQQVREKAQGAVEGVKNATGMNK, from the exons ATGGCTGACAACACCCAGAAGATGAGCTACCATGCTGGTGAGGCCAAAGGCCAAGCTCAG GAGAAGGCCAGTAACTTGAAGGACAGAGCTGACAATGCTGCTCAATCTGCAAAGGAATCAGTGCAAGAG GCTGGTCAGCAGGTGAGGGAAAAGGCACAGGGAGCTGTTGAAGGAGTAAAGAATGCAACTGGCATGAACAAGTGA